ATCTCCCCGGCGGTCTGGTCGTGGAAGCGGGCAAAGGCCGCGCTGACACATTGATTGTGAACGGGACGGACCAAAGCGATACGATAATTGTGAACGATGGTGTTGTTGATGTCTCCGGTATGCAACTGGAATTCACCGGCATGGAGCGGATTGTGATTCGGGGCACGGATGCAGATGACACGATTGAAGTGGCTGACGGCGTGGATATCGACGTCGACATACTCGACATCATCGGCGGGGACCACATGCACAAAGGCCCTCGTGGTGGAGAGCGCATGGCGCATCGTCCGGACGATCACCGCCCCCCACAAGGATCGAACCAGCAAAGGCCTGGGGATCAACGTGACGATAGGCACGAAATGCTGGATCAGGTCTTTGCTTCCAGTGACCTTGATCCTGTGTTAGGGATGCCGCCTGGCAAACGCCGTCGCTAGACTGTGTCCCGTTTTACTGTAGCGTTTCCAAGGCCATTTGGACCGAGTATCTGAGATTGAAACACGCTATGGTCAAATGTGATGCGCTCCAGTAGCTGGCGGATGACTTTTTGCTGACCACGCCGATCTGTCCCCACTTCACCAGGTCCAGAACTTGATCTCGGGATCAGGATTCTGGATCTGGTAAGGTGCAGGCGATGATGCACAGTCTTCGTTGAATCCAGGTTTTGAAACAATCTCTATTTCGAAGTGAGCTGGAAGTCGAATACGTTTTCGCCCGCTTTGACTTCTTCGGTCAGTGTGGACTTCGTGTTATATTTCGCAGGGACTGTTTCTTTGAATGGTGCCGCGCCTGCGCCGCCTTCTTCTTCGGAATTGTCATTCTGGACTGTTGTGATGCTGATTGTATGCGTACCGATTTTGGCACCTTTGGTGTCACCCACATAGATCAATTCATATTTGCCAGCATCGTCAGTTGTCCCCATAGAAGAGCGACCACTCTCCGGGCTGAACACAACCATGACTCCTGCCAGCGGTTTTTCATCCATGGTGACGGTTCCTGTGACTGTTCCCAGGTCGGGTTGATCACCGGGAGTATTTGAACATCCACTGGAGATGAGACACAGGAAAGTGAAAAGTAAACTAAATTTCCAGTGAGCTGCGAATGTCATGAAAGTCTCCTGAGCGCGATGAAATTTTTTAAGAGAAATCAAATGCTGAATGATTTTGAAAGGGAATCATAGTATGGCCAAGATCACAGAACAAGTTGGTGCACGATCCAGGTCTGATTATGGTTTTATGAGAACAATAATAAAGGGACAAGCAGTTTCAATCACTGCTTGTCCCTTATAATCTGGTTTTAGTGAATTTTAAGACAGGGCCTTAATACTCACCAACAACATTGCCATCATCGATTCCGATCAGGTACTCAAAAGTACTGTCGTTTGCGATAGTAGCGGCTTTGTGGTCGATGTTTTCGCTGAGAAATTTAATGCGGCCATCGCCAAACAGGAAATGGGCACCGCCTACATGACGGCTGCTGAAGGCAATTCTTCCCTGTCCTGAAGAGGCGTTGGCGTTGATTGGGGCCGCACCACCTCCAAAAATGGAGATCAATCCCTGGTTGGAACTGGAGCCAGCAGAACTGATGGCAGGACCAGTAGCGTTATAATCGCGGGCTGCATACAGGGCACCGGCAAATGCTTTGTTGTTGCCGAGTTTGTAAGCGCGTTCGCCGGCCAGAATTACATTACTGCTGCCATCTGATAAATCACGCATTTTAATTGAGCTATTGCGGAAAAACGCGCCATTGGCCGTGCTGGCGGGATCAGATCCCTGGTCTTTCTTTAAACCATAGGAGCTGTTTGACGCAATATAGTTTGTAACCGCCAGACCGTATTCTGACCCTCCGGTTGCTTTAATTCTGCGGCCTGCTTCGTCATGAATTTGGGGACCTGTGTCAGAAGGGCAACGGAAGACAGGCAGGGTCTGCCGCATGGTAGTACGAATGGTGGCATTATTGAGTACCGTTGATACGGGAACGGTGCCCACATTGAGCTGATTAAACAGCGGCGCCTGATCGAGATAAGGCAGCAATAAGGCATTCCAGGCCCAGTGACCTTCATTGTCAACCACCACGCCGCCATTGGTAGGCAGGATTTCTTCCACATAACCGGGAGGGAATGTGCGAAACGTTTCGTGATAGTTGTGCATTGCCAGCCCCATTTGCTTCAAATTATTTTTGCAGGTGCTTCTGCGGGCGGCTTCACGTGCTTGCTGTACGGCAGGTAAAAGTAATGCAATGAGAATCGCAATAATGGCGATCACGACCAGTAACTCAATCAGGGTAAAGCCCCGTTGAGAACGCGAGCGACTAAACTTGTTCATAGAGTCGTTCCTGTCTTTCTAAACCGAATCCGGATAACAATATCTTCAACTGGAATAATGAATAAAAATAGTCCAGAGAAACGCAAAAATTGTAGGATCAGACCTCTATTCAGGTGGCCTGACAGATAAGAGGCTGAGGAAATGCTTCACCAAACACCCTGTTCTAGTGAACAATATTCAAGGTGCCCTCATTAAGCATTCGTATGCAAAAGCAGTGATTTACCTGAAAATTTTTCAAAAATAATTGTTTTCCACATAAAAGAGTCCTGTTTAGTGCTCACATGTTACTTTTTGCATCACAGTTACCTAAATCTAGTTTAGAATTGACGAGCGGGTGGCGAATTTTCGCATTAAAGATCATTTATGAATAGAATTCGGAAGTAAGTTGCCGGGAGTTTGTACGATAGCTTGATAGGCGGCTTCATTTTCTGTGTCAGAAGCTGAGAGTTTGTATCGTTATAAAGAAGGTTTCATGAGCAACGACCTGGAAAATGCCGCCTTGCCCGACGATTTGCAGATGCAGTTTCTGCATGAGTTTACGCAGCATCGGAACCAGATTTATTCCTACATCTATTCTCTGCTGCCGAATCGGGATGATGCCGAAGACGTTTTTCAGCGAACCAGCCTGATTCTCTGGAAAAAGTTTCCGGAATATGATGCGACCTGCAGCTTTTTCTCCTGGGCGTGTGGCGTGGCGTTCTACGAAGTGAAAAACTTTATTCGAGTTGCACAGAGAAAACGGTTACAATTTCGAGAAGATGTAATTCAGCAACTGGCTGATGAAAGAGCGGGGATTCCTCAGCTGAAATGGAATCAGCGGGCCACTGCGTTACAGGACTGTATTAAAAAGCTGAAAGAGAAAGATCGTCACCTGGTGGATCAGGTCTACCGGGATCAGACGCCTGTCAAGGAGGCCGCCGAAGCAGTCGGGGCCGCCGTTCAGACACTATATAACAGGCTCAACCAGATTCGTCATCAATTGACTCACTGTATTGAACGCACAATGTCCTTTACAGGAGAGGGAAAATGAATCAAAGCAATCAGCAAAACGAACTCCTGTATGAACTTTTCGGTGCGTTGTGTAATGAAACGATTACACCAGAGCAACATCAACAACTGCAGGATATTCTGGCGACAGACTCCGATGCCCGATTGAAGTATTTTAACTACATGGAGCTGCATCTGAATCTGGAGCGGCTGCACGATGAACAGCCTGAGCCCGAGATCGATTTTCATTTTCATACACAGACACTGCCGGCAACCGAAGCAAAGACTCCCGCAAGTCGGTCATTGAAAGCGCCGCAGGCATTGTGGCTGTTGCTGACTGCTGTCTGCGCTGCGATCGTGGGCGGCTTTCTGTTTCTCAATCAATCTCCCTCTCCAGCACCACAAATCAGCCAAGAGATGACCCCTGAGAAGACTTCGGTTGCGAAAGTCACTCAAACGGCAGCCGTCCGATTTGCCGAAGGGGCGCCGTTTCTGAAAGTGGGTTCGACCATTGAAGCCTATCAGGAATACGCGATTTCAGAAGGACAGGTTCAGCTCGTGTTTGCCAACGGTGCGGAAGTCATCCTCACTGGACCGGCTGTATTTGAAAGTGAAGGGGACGAGCATCTGGCGGTCCGCTACGGTTCCTGTTCTGTGTTTGCTCCTGATGGCGCTGAAGGATTTACGGTGGAAACGCCGCTCTCCAATGTCGTCGATTATGGTACCCGGTTTTCTGTGAATGTTTCGGAAGCGGGAAATACCGACGTGCAAGTCATCGAAGGCGAAACCGATGTCCGACCGATTAAGCTGGATGAGAATACCGGGGTTGCCGCAAAACGTCTAACCAAAGGCATGGCTCAGCGTTTAACCACCAATAATGGTCTCGTTGTAAATGAAATTCCCTTTGATCGTGCGCAATATGTTTCCGAATTGCCAGATCGTGTGATCTCCTATAACACGACTTTAGGCCCGCGTCGAAAAGCAGAAGATCTGACGAGCGTCAAAATTCAGCGTGGGGGAACCGCTTATGAGTACGCGGTTGAGGATTTGATCGGGATTGAGCTAACGCATTACAAAGGCAGATCTTTTCTGACTCGCGATGATGGCGTTGACCCCGCTATGGATGGGAATCCACTGACATTACGCCGGCATCTGCTGGATCAGGATCGCAGCCTGCTGACCGGGGTGGTGAATCCCTTTGGCTCTGAAACGCCGTTAACTGAGCCTCCTGTGATGAATGAAGTGGAAGATCCGAACCAGCCTAATACGCCCGGGATGGCGATTCGGTTCCGCAAGCCCGTGGTGAATGATGCAGGGCCGGATATTGTTCTGTTTGATCTGCAAGTCATCGTGCATACAACAACAGGTGATGCGTTTTATGTCACTCCCTTACCGTTTACTTCCCAACGCAAAACGCACAAAATAGAGCAGTTTGATATCGACCTCGCTTCACCTGAAGCAAAGCCGTTAGAGAAATTCTGGTTACATCTGTTTAATAAAAATCAACAGGCAGGCATTGGTTCCCGCAGTGAACTGGAAACCGCTTCCGGCAACGGGGGCAATTTGCATATCGTCGGTGCCAAGGCATTGGCGGTCGGCATTGATCTGTCTGATCTGGGTTTTGCTGAAGGTGAAACCGTGGAAGGTTTATTTATTCAGGATGCCCAGGATAACGTTGACGTGATTGATCCGGTGTTTATCGCCGGGCTCCCCCCCTTGAAACACTCCAAAAAATAATAGCGAACTTAATGTGATGTGATCCGAAGGATAGAAATCGTTTTGTCTTCCGCATCAAAATAATGAAAGAGGCCTTGTTCATGCGACTCCTTACACTAAGTCTGTTTCTTTTCGTTTCTGCGAATCTGGTGAATGCCGCAGAAAAAACGAAACCGGTCAAAGCGGCAGTGGATCAGAAGCAACTCCACTTCTTTGAAAAAGAAGTGCGTCCCCTGTTGATCAAGCACTGCCTGGAATGTCACAGCGAGAAAAAACAGAAAGGGGAATTGCGACTCGATTCCCTCAAGGCCATGTTGCAAGGGGGCGAAAGCGGCCCGGCCATCGTTCCCGGTAAGGCGCATGAAAGTCTCCTCGTGGAAGCAATTAACTTTGAGTCTTTTGAGATGCCACCGGAACAGAAACTCTCAGACAAAGAAATTGCCACGTTAACCCGCTGGGTCAACACCGGCGCTTACTGGC
This genomic interval from Gimesia alba contains the following:
- a CDS encoding sigma-70 family RNA polymerase sigma factor, with the protein product MSNDLENAALPDDLQMQFLHEFTQHRNQIYSYIYSLLPNRDDAEDVFQRTSLILWKKFPEYDATCSFFSWACGVAFYEVKNFIRVAQRKRLQFREDVIQQLADERAGIPQLKWNQRATALQDCIKKLKEKDRHLVDQVYRDQTPVKEAAEAVGAAVQTLYNRLNQIRHQLTHCIERTMSFTGEGK
- a CDS encoding DUF1559 domain-containing protein, which produces MNKFSRSRSQRGFTLIELLVVIAIIAILIALLLPAVQQAREAARRSTCKNNLKQMGLAMHNYHETFRTFPPGYVEEILPTNGGVVVDNEGHWAWNALLLPYLDQAPLFNQLNVGTVPVSTVLNNATIRTTMRQTLPVFRCPSDTGPQIHDEAGRRIKATGGSEYGLAVTNYIASNSSYGLKKDQGSDPASTANGAFFRNSSIKMRDLSDGSSNVILAGERAYKLGNNKAFAGALYAARDYNATGPAISSAGSSSNQGLISIFGGGAAPINANASSGQGRIAFSSRHVGGAHFLFGDGRIKFLSENIDHKAATIANDSTFEYLIGIDDGNVVGEY
- a CDS encoding FecR family protein gives rise to the protein MNQSNQQNELLYELFGALCNETITPEQHQQLQDILATDSDARLKYFNYMELHLNLERLHDEQPEPEIDFHFHTQTLPATEAKTPASRSLKAPQALWLLLTAVCAAIVGGFLFLNQSPSPAPQISQEMTPEKTSVAKVTQTAAVRFAEGAPFLKVGSTIEAYQEYAISEGQVQLVFANGAEVILTGPAVFESEGDEHLAVRYGSCSVFAPDGAEGFTVETPLSNVVDYGTRFSVNVSEAGNTDVQVIEGETDVRPIKLDENTGVAAKRLTKGMAQRLTTNNGLVVNEIPFDRAQYVSELPDRVISYNTTLGPRRKAEDLTSVKIQRGGTAYEYAVEDLIGIELTHYKGRSFLTRDDGVDPAMDGNPLTLRRHLLDQDRSLLTGVVNPFGSETPLTEPPVMNEVEDPNQPNTPGMAIRFRKPVVNDAGPDIVLFDLQVIVHTTTGDAFYVTPLPFTSQRKTHKIEQFDIDLASPEAKPLEKFWLHLFNKNQQAGIGSRSELETASGNGGNLHIVGAKALAVGIDLSDLGFAEGETVEGLFIQDAQDNVDVIDPVFIAGLPPLKHSKK
- a CDS encoding transthyretin-like family protein, with protein sequence MTFAAHWKFSLLFTFLCLISSGCSNTPGDQPDLGTVTGTVTMDEKPLAGVMVVFSPESGRSSMGTTDDAGKYELIYVGDTKGAKIGTHTISITTVQNDNSEEEGGAGAAPFKETVPAKYNTKSTLTEEVKAGENVFDFQLTSK